A single genomic interval of Streptomyces graminofaciens harbors:
- a CDS encoding IclR family transcriptional regulator codes for MSAVETGGGAQVKSAVRTVELLEYFAGRPGMHSLAAVQEAVGYPKSSLYMLLRTLVELGWVETDATGTRYGIGVRALLVGTSYIDGDEVVTLARPTLDRLSDDTTETIHLARLDGTNVVYLATRQSQHYLRPFTRVGRRLPAHSTSLGKALLATHTDEQVRKLLPETLPALTEHTITDREKLIEELRQIREQGFSVDREENTLGLRCFGVAIPYRTPARDAISCSVPVARLTPAHEQLVKDALFDARDRLTLATRRL; via the coding sequence ATGTCGGCAGTCGAGACGGGCGGCGGAGCGCAGGTCAAGTCGGCGGTGCGGACCGTTGAGCTGCTCGAATACTTCGCCGGGCGCCCCGGAATGCACTCCCTGGCCGCAGTACAGGAGGCCGTCGGCTATCCCAAGTCCAGCCTCTACATGCTGCTGCGCACCCTCGTCGAGCTGGGCTGGGTCGAGACGGACGCGACGGGCACGCGGTACGGCATCGGCGTCCGGGCACTGCTGGTCGGTACGTCGTACATCGACGGGGACGAGGTGGTGACGCTGGCCCGGCCGACGCTCGACCGGCTCTCGGACGACACCACGGAGACCATCCACCTCGCCCGGCTCGACGGCACGAACGTGGTCTATCTGGCCACCCGCCAGTCCCAGCACTATCTGCGCCCCTTCACCCGCGTCGGCCGCCGACTGCCCGCGCACTCCACCTCGCTCGGCAAGGCGTTGCTCGCCACCCACACCGACGAGCAGGTCCGCAAGCTGCTCCCGGAGACCCTTCCGGCGCTGACCGAGCACACGATCACCGACCGCGAGAAGCTCATCGAGGAGCTGCGCCAGATCCGCGAGCAGGGCTTCTCCGTCGACCGCGAGGAGAACACGCTGGGGCTGCGCTGCTTCGGCGTGGCGATCCCGTACCGCACGCCGGCCCGTGACGCGATCAGCTGCTCGGTACCGGTGGCCCGGCTGACCCCGGCCCATGAACAACTGGTCAAGGACGCCCTGTTCGACGCCCGCGACCGGCTGACGCTGGCGACCCGCAGACTCTGA
- a CDS encoding aldehyde dehydrogenase (NADP(+)) has product MAAAPVWSVDPRTGKQREQVAVEATAQEVDAAVRAAHAARGALADRTVRAAFLRTAADQLQAAKDQLVEAADAETALGPVRLTGELARTCFQLRAFADIVDEGAFLDVVINHPDDTATPPIPDLRRYKVPLGVVAVYSASNFPFAFSVPGGDTASALAAGCPVVVKAHPDHPALSELVAVVLRRAAAEHGIPEGVLGLVHGFEAGVELVKHPLVTAAGFTGSVRGGRALFDAAAARPVPIPFHGELGSLNPVLITEAAAAERPEAIGTGLAGSMTLGVGQFCVKPGLVLAPSGAAGDQLLKSLTDAVSAVDAGVLLDHRMRDNFLAGVAERAELPDVDSPVTAGAGGEHTVSPGFLTVPAAKLATEGEHDLLLEECFGPITVVARYDDEDEAKSVLSRLPGNLTATVHLSGEEAAGEGRGPEILAELTPLAGRVLVNGWPTGVAVAAAQHHGGPYPATTSTSTSVGGTAIERWLRPVAYQGAPEALLPPELRDDNPLGLPRRFNGNLER; this is encoded by the coding sequence GTGGCAGCAGCACCAGTCTGGAGTGTCGACCCCCGTACCGGGAAGCAGCGCGAGCAGGTTGCGGTGGAGGCCACAGCCCAGGAGGTGGACGCCGCCGTCCGCGCGGCGCACGCCGCCCGTGGTGCCCTCGCCGACCGCACGGTCCGCGCCGCCTTCCTGCGCACCGCCGCCGACCAGCTCCAGGCGGCCAAGGACCAGCTCGTCGAGGCCGCCGACGCGGAGACCGCGCTCGGCCCGGTCCGGCTCACCGGGGAGCTGGCCCGCACCTGCTTCCAGCTGCGGGCCTTCGCGGACATCGTCGACGAGGGCGCCTTCCTCGACGTGGTGATCAACCACCCCGACGACACCGCGACCCCGCCGATCCCCGACCTGCGCCGCTACAAGGTGCCGCTGGGCGTGGTCGCCGTCTACTCGGCCTCCAACTTCCCCTTCGCCTTCTCCGTCCCCGGCGGCGACACGGCGAGCGCCCTGGCCGCCGGCTGCCCGGTGGTCGTCAAGGCCCACCCCGACCACCCGGCCCTGTCCGAGCTGGTCGCGGTCGTGCTGCGCCGGGCCGCCGCCGAGCACGGCATCCCCGAGGGCGTCCTCGGCCTCGTCCACGGCTTCGAGGCGGGCGTCGAGCTGGTCAAGCACCCGCTGGTCACGGCCGCCGGGTTCACCGGTTCCGTACGCGGCGGCCGGGCCCTCTTCGACGCGGCGGCGGCGCGGCCGGTGCCGATCCCGTTCCACGGCGAGCTGGGCTCCCTGAACCCGGTCCTCATCACCGAGGCCGCGGCCGCCGAGCGCCCGGAGGCCATCGGCACGGGGCTGGCCGGGTCGATGACCCTCGGCGTCGGCCAGTTCTGCGTGAAGCCGGGCCTGGTGCTGGCGCCTTCGGGCGCGGCGGGCGACCAGCTGCTGAAGTCCCTGACCGACGCGGTCAGCGCCGTCGACGCGGGTGTCCTGCTGGACCACCGGATGCGTGACAACTTCCTCGCCGGGGTCGCCGAGCGGGCCGAGCTGCCCGACGTGGACTCCCCGGTGACCGCCGGCGCGGGTGGCGAGCACACGGTCAGCCCCGGCTTCCTGACGGTCCCGGCCGCCAAGCTGGCGACCGAGGGCGAGCACGACCTGCTGCTGGAGGAGTGCTTCGGCCCGATCACGGTCGTGGCCCGCTACGACGACGAGGACGAGGCCAAGTCGGTCCTGTCCCGGCTGCCGGGCAACCTCACCGCGACGGTCCACCTCTCCGGTGAGGAGGCGGCCGGCGAGGGCCGCGGCCCGGAGATCCTCGCGGAGCTGACCCCGCTGGCGGGCCGTGTCCTGGTGAACGGCTGGCCGACGGGTGTCGCGGTGGCCGCCGCCCAGCACCACGGCGGTCCGTACCCGGCGACGACGTCGACGTCCACGTCGGTCGGCGGGACGGCGATCGAGCGGTGGCTGCGTCCGGTGGCGTACCAGGGGGCGCCGGAGGCGCTGCTTCCGCCGGAGCTGAGGGACGACAACCCGCTGGGGCTGCCGCGGCGGTTCAACGGCAACCTGGAGCGGTAG
- a CDS encoding DUF1349 domain-containing protein, producing MDLELPELPFPLRTYGPDGHWSYEDGVLAGWAGARQDRFVPPTDEGLDPASDAPRLLGAPEGDFQLIARVTVGFAAGFDAGVLYVHVGERAWAKLCLEYSPDVPTVCTVVTRGHSDDANSFTVEGSSVWLRVSRTGRAFAFHASRDGKEWIFARLFTLGGETATSAALIGFMTQSPVGEGCVVTFDHIEYRDAWPEGLRDGS from the coding sequence ATGGATCTCGAACTCCCCGAACTCCCCTTCCCCCTCCGTACATACGGGCCCGACGGGCACTGGTCGTACGAGGACGGTGTGCTCGCCGGGTGGGCCGGTGCTCGGCAGGACCGGTTCGTGCCGCCCACCGACGAGGGACTCGACCCCGCTTCGGACGCGCCCAGGCTGCTGGGCGCGCCGGAGGGGGACTTCCAGCTGATCGCCCGGGTCACGGTCGGCTTCGCCGCCGGGTTCGACGCGGGGGTGCTCTACGTCCATGTGGGGGAGCGGGCCTGGGCGAAGCTCTGCCTTGAGTACTCGCCGGATGTGCCGACCGTGTGCACGGTGGTCACCCGTGGGCACTCCGACGACGCCAACTCCTTCACGGTGGAGGGCAGTTCGGTGTGGCTGCGGGTGAGCCGCACAGGCCGCGCCTTCGCCTTCCACGCCTCCCGTGACGGCAAGGAGTGGATCTTCGCCCGTCTCTTCACCCTGGGCGGGGAGACGGCGACTTCGGCGGCCCTGATCGGCTTCATGACCCAGTCGCCGGTGGGGGAGGGGTGCGTGGTGACCTTCGACCACATCGAGTACCGCGACGCCTGGCCGGAGGGCTTGAGGGACGGCAGCTGA
- a CDS encoding GNAT family N-acetyltransferase, whose protein sequence is MIENTPPRVSGARVIRTALPAETAPVTALHARARATYYPDGTPEDGTDWAANWRRAIERPDGHVLCAVEHGQIIAIASFRTDEGAPTDTVHLFQFHVDPDLWRRGIGKDLHAACVEQWRADGKRRATLSVHVDNRRALAFYTAHGWTPDPDDPPAPGDHHVVLTYTVPGE, encoded by the coding sequence ATGATCGAAAACACCCCACCTCGCGTCTCCGGTGCCCGGGTCATCCGAACCGCCCTCCCCGCCGAGACCGCCCCCGTCACCGCCCTCCATGCCCGGGCCAGAGCGACCTACTACCCCGACGGCACGCCCGAGGACGGCACGGACTGGGCCGCCAACTGGCGCCGGGCCATCGAACGGCCCGACGGCCACGTGCTGTGCGCCGTCGAACACGGCCAGATCATCGCCATCGCCTCCTTCCGCACGGACGAGGGCGCCCCCACCGACACGGTGCACCTCTTCCAGTTCCACGTGGACCCCGACCTGTGGCGCCGAGGCATCGGCAAGGACCTGCACGCCGCCTGCGTCGAGCAGTGGCGCGCCGACGGCAAGCGCAGAGCCACCCTCTCCGTGCACGTGGACAACCGACGCGCCCTGGCCTTCTACACCGCCCACGGCTGGACCCCCGACCCGGACGACCCACCCGCACCGGGCGACCACCACGTCGTCCTGACCTACACCGTCCCCGGGGAATGA
- a CDS encoding DsbA family oxidoreductase, with translation MRVEIWSDIACPWCYVGKARFEKALAAFPHRDGVEVVHRSFELDPNRAKGDIEPVLTLLSKKYGMSEAQAQAGEHNLREQAAAEGLAYRAEGRDHGSTFDMHRLLHFAKEQGRQSELLQILYRANFAEERSVYADADARLVELAVEAGLDADAARKVLGDPDAYAAEVRADEREAAELGANGVPFFVLDRKYGVSGAQPAEVFAQALTQAWGERPPLKLIQAEDAEACGPDGCAVPQR, from the coding sequence ATGCGCGTCGAGATCTGGAGCGACATCGCCTGCCCCTGGTGCTACGTGGGCAAGGCCCGCTTCGAGAAGGCGCTCGCGGCCTTCCCGCACCGCGACGGCGTCGAGGTGGTGCACCGCTCCTTCGAGCTCGACCCGAACCGCGCCAAGGGCGACATCGAGCCGGTGCTCACCCTGCTGAGCAAGAAGTACGGGATGAGCGAGGCACAGGCACAGGCCGGCGAGCACAACCTCCGTGAGCAGGCCGCCGCCGAGGGGCTCGCGTACCGCGCCGAGGGCCGCGACCACGGCAGCACCTTCGACATGCACCGTCTGCTCCACTTCGCCAAGGAGCAGGGCAGGCAGAGCGAACTGCTGCAGATCCTCTACCGGGCGAACTTCGCCGAGGAGCGCTCCGTCTACGCCGACGCCGACGCGCGTCTCGTCGAGCTGGCCGTCGAGGCCGGGCTCGACGCCGACGCGGCCCGCAAGGTGCTCGGCGACCCGGACGCCTACGCCGCCGAGGTCCGCGCCGACGAGCGCGAGGCCGCCGAACTGGGCGCGAACGGTGTGCCCTTCTTCGTCCTCGACCGCAAGTACGGCGTCTCCGGCGCCCAGCCCGCCGAGGTCTTCGCCCAGGCCCTGACCCAGGCCTGGGGCGAGCGCCCGCCGCTGAAGCTGATCCAGGCCGAGGACGCCGAAGCCTGCGGTCCCGACGGCTGCGCGGTGCCGCAGCGCTGA